In one Grus americana isolate bGruAme1 chromosome 1, bGruAme1.mat, whole genome shotgun sequence genomic region, the following are encoded:
- the RASSF8 gene encoding ras association domain-containing protein 8 yields the protein MELKVWVDGVQRIVCGVTEVTTCQEVVIALAQAIGRTGRYTLIEKWRDTERHLAPHENPIVSLNKWGQYASDVQLILRRTGPSLSERPTSDSVARIPERTLYRQSLPPLAKLRPPGDKSMKRREPKRKSLTFTGGAKGLMDIFGKSKESEFKQKVLNNCKTTADELKKLIHLQTEKLQCIEKQLESNEAEIRYWEQKYNSSLEEEILKLEQKIKRNEVEIEEEEFWENELQIEQENEKQLKEQLQEMRQRILECESKLKDYMSQIHNMESGLEAEKLQREVQESQVNEEEVKEKIEKVKGEIDIQGQQSLRLENGIKAVERSLGQATKRLQDREQELEQLTKELRQVNLQQFIQQTGTKVTVLPADPVEVEAPHVELEREPTFQSGSLKRPGSSRQLPSNLRILQNPLSSGFNPEGIYV from the exons ATGGAGCTCAAAGTATGGGTGGATGGAGTCCAGAGAATTGTGTGTGGGGTCACCGAAGTCACGACGTGCCAGGAAGTTGTAATAGCCCTTGCTCAGGCTATTG GTCGTACCGGGAGGTACACGCTGATCGAGAAATGGCGCGACACCGAGAGGCACCTGGCGCCGCACGAAAACCCCATCGTGTCGCTGAACAAGTGGGGACAGTACGCGAGCGACGTGCAGCTGATCCTGCGCCGCACCGGGCCCTCTCTGAGCGAGCGGCCGACTTCGGATAGCGTGGCGCGCATCCCGGAGAGGACTCTGTACCGGCAAAGCTTACCCCCCCTGGCCAAGCTGAGGCCTCCCGGCGACAAATCCATGAAGAGGAGGGAGCCGAAAAGGAAATCCCTCACCTTCACCGGGGGGGCCAAAGGGTTAATGGACATCTTTGGGAAAAGCAAGGAATCCGAGTTCAAGCAAAAGGTGCTCAACAACTGTAAAACAACGGCGGATGAGTTGAAGAAATTGATCCACCTCCAGACGGAGAAGCTTCAGTGCATCGAGAAACAGCTGGAGTCCAACGAAGCCGAGATCCGCTACTGGGAACAAAAGTATAACTCCAGCCTGGAAGAAGAAATCCTCAAGCTAGAGCAGAAGATCAAAAGGAACGAAGTGGAGATTGAAGAGGAAGAGTTCTGGGAAAACGAGCTGCAGATCGAGCAGGAGAACgaaaaacagctgaaggagcagctgcaggagatGAGGCAGAGGATCCTGGAGTGCGAGAGCAAGCTGAAGGACTACATGTCTCAGATCCACAATATGGAGAGCGGCCTCGAAGCAGAGAAGTTGCAGCGGGAAGTTCAAGAGTCCCAAGTGAACGAAGAAGAGGTTAAGGAGAAGATCGAGAAGGTGAAGGGTGAAATTGATATTCAGGGTCAGCAGAGTCTGAGATTGGAAAATGGCATTAAAGCTGTAGAACGGTCTTTGGGCCAAGCTACCAAACGGTTACAG GACAGGGAACAAGAACTGGAGCAACTGACAAAGGAGCTGCGACAGGTCAATCTCCAACAGTTCATCCAGCAAACGGGAACGAAGGTCACGGTGCTGCCAGCAGACCCCGTCGAGGTGGAGGCCCCACATGTGGAGCTTGAGAGAG AGCCAACATTTCAGTCTGGGTCACTGAAGCGCCCTGGCTCATCGAGGCAACTCCCCAGTAACCTTCGCATTCTACAGAATCCCCTGTCGTCTGGTTTTAACCCGGAGGGCATTTACGTATGA